Within Cystobacter ferrugineus, the genomic segment GCGGCCACTCCGAGAACGTGGACACCACCTCGTCCAGCCAGTCGCGGTTGTCCCCGGTGTTGCGGAAGGACCAGGGGAACTGCACCAGCACCGCGCCCAGCCGCCCCGCCTCGTGCAGCGTGTCCAGCCCCTCGCGGGTGTTGCTCACCTCGTCCGCCGTCCACGCCGAGCCCCGCTCGTGGGTGAAGCGCCGCCACAGCTTCGCGGTGAAGCGGAAGTCCGGGTTGAACGCCGTGCGCTCCAGCCAGAGGGCCGCGTTGCGGCGGCTGATGGGCCGGTAGAAGCTGGTGTTCAGCTCCAGGGCATCGAAGTACCCGGCCAGGAGGGCCAGGGGATCGAAGCCCCTCGGCCTGGGCTTGGGGTACACGATGCCCGCCCAGTCGTCATAGCTCCACCCCGCCGGACCGATGCGAATCATCCTGTTCATCTGGGCAGCCCCCACCGCTGGCGCGACCCCCGGCCCGCTGGGCCATGCACTCGCGTGGCCGCTCCCAGGGCGAGCCGGCGGACGCATCTTCGCGGTTCATCCCGGCCAATGCCCGCCGTAGGTTCCCCGCATGCGGACCCGTCCCATCCCCAAGAGTGGTGAGCAACTGCCCGTCGTCGGGCTCGGCACCTGGCAGACGTTCGACGTGGGCCCCTCGCCCGCGGAGCGAGCCTCCCAGAAGCAGGTGCTCCAGCGCTTCCTCGCGGCGGGCGCCCGGGTCATCGACTCCTCGCCCATGTACGGCCGCGCCGAGACGGTGACGGGAGATCTGCTGCGCGAGCTCGGTCAGGAGCGAACCCCCTTCCTGGCCACCAAGGTGTGGACCTCCGGCCGCGAGGAGGGCCTCACGCAGATGCGCGACTCGCTGCGCAAGATGGGCCACGGCCAGTTGGACCTGATGCAGGTGCACAACCTGGTGGACTGGCGCACCCACCTGCCCGTGCTGCGCGAGTGGAAGAAGCAGGGGCGCATCCGCTACCTCGGCGTGACGCACTACCAGCTCGGCGCCTTCGACGAGTTGGAGAAGCTCATCCGCCACGAGGCGCTGGACTTCGTGCAACTGCCCTACTCCATCGCCGTGCGCGACGCGGAGAAGCGGCTGCTCCCCGCCGCCGCCGAGCACGGCACCGCGGTGCTGGTGATGCGGCCCTTCGAGAGCGGAGCGCTCTTCCGCCAGGTCAAGGGCAAACCTCTTCCTGCCTGGGCAGCCGAATTCGACTGTACGAGCTGGGCGGAGTTCTTTCTCAAATACATCCTCGGCCACCCGGCGGTGACCTGCCCCATCCCCGCCACCAGCAATCCCCGTCACCTGGAAGACAATCTGCGCGCGGGCAGCGGACGGCTCCCCGATGAGAAGACCCGGGCGCGCATGGTGGAGTACCTCGGGAAATGAACCCGGGTCTTCCATTTATCCTGTTCTAGCGGACTAACTACGGAAGTCATGGTAGGGTCAGACCATGACTCGATTCAACCCCATTCGCTCCATCGCGCCCCTGTTGTGGTTGCTGTGTCTGGCCGGTGTCTCCGCCCAGGCGCAAACCAAGAGCACCAAGCGAGGCGTGGCCTATGGCTATCACTCCGCCGAGGACATGAAGGCCCTCTCCAAGGGAATCAGCTGGTGGTACAACTGGGCCCCCACGCCCGAGGCGGGTGCCGCCAGCGTGGCCTCCTCGGTGGGCGTCTCGTTCGTGCCCATGGTCTGGGGCGGCACGCCGAACGCGGATCAACTGGCCGCCTCCATCCCCGCGGGCACCCAGTACCTGCTCGGCTTCAACGAGCCCAACTTCAAGAGCCAGGCCAGGAAGACGCCCAGCGAGGCGGCGGCGCTCTGGCCCATTCTGGAGGAGGTGGCCCGCCGCAAGAACCTCAAGCTGGCATCCCCCGCCGTCAACTACTGCGGAGATTGTGTCTCCGAAGGTGGCGTGACCTTCACGGATCCCGTGGTCTATCTGGATGCCTTCTTCGCCAAGTGCACCAATTGCCAGGTGGATTACGTCGCCGTGCACTGGTACGCGTGCGACCTGAGCGCGCTCAAGTGGTACATCGGCCTGTTCAAGAAGTACAACAAGCCCATCTGGCTGACCGAGTTCGCCTGCGGAGACCGGCCGCACGATCAGATCACCCTGGACGTGCAAAAGAAATACATGACGGACGCCGTCACCTACCTCGAGAGCGAGCCCGCCGTCTTCCGCTACTCGTGGTTCTCCGGCCGCAACAACGAGATTCCCAACATCAACCTGCTCGGCGCGTCGGGGCAGCTCACGGAGCTGGGCAACCTGTACGTCTCCCTGCCCGCGGGCGGCAGCACCCCACTCCCCACGGGCAACAAGCTGACGCCGGTGGCGGCCACGGCCTCCTCCACCGAGAACGGCGGCACCGCCGCGGCCAATGCCATCGATGGCAACCTGAGCACCCGCTGGAGCAGTGCCTTCGCGGATCCGCAGTACCTCCAGCTCGACCTGGGCGCCGCGAAGAAGATCACCGGCGTGCGGCTCACCTGGGAGGCGGCCTACGGCAAGGACTACCAGGTCCAGGTGTCCAACGACGCCGCGACCTGGACGACCGTGGCCACGGTGGTGGGCGGGGATGGCGGCGTGGATGACCACACCGGCCTGTCCGCCACCGCCCGCTACGTGCGCATCCACGGCACGAAGCGCTCCACCGGGTACGGCTACTCCCTCTTCGAGGTGGAGCTGTTCGGCACGCCGTAGCTCACGCCGTGGCCCAAACGGGCCCGCTCAGGCCTCGGGATCGAGGAAGAGCAGGCCCGCGGGGGGCGCGGGCTCCACCCGCAGCGTCTTCGACGGGAGCGTCTGCGCGGCCTCCATCACCGCGCGCACCTCCCACAGCGGCGGAGGGTTGAGGGCGAAGCCCGCCTGGAACTTCCCCTCCTCCACTCCCCGCACCAGCGACTCGAGGCCCCGCACCGCGAACACGTTCGGGTGCCCGGGTGCCTCGGGCTCCTTGATGCCCAGCACCGTGCGCAGCACCAGCGCGTTGAGCAGCGCCAGATCCAGGCTGCGCAGCGTGGGATTGCGCGGGGCCGCCTTCAGGTGCGCCAAGTCCAACCCCTGCCGGAAGCGGAGGATCTTCCCCCTCCCCCCGGGCAGCACCAGCAGCACCGCGTGCTGTCCGCGCACCAGCGTGGCCAGCCGCTCGCGTGCGTGGCTCACGCCCCGCGCGCTCGTCAGCGGCTCGTCGAGCTCGTAGACGCGCGCGTAGGCCGCCACGAGCGTGAGGAAGGTGTCCTCGTGGAAGGTGTCCAGGCCTTGGAGGCCTCGGTGCACGGGCTCGAAGTGCAGTCCCGGATCCGACAGGGGCACGATGGCCGCGAGGCTCGGCCGGCGCTCGTCGAGCTCCGCCAGGGGCCGCAGCGGCGCCTCATCGAGCACCGCCTGGATGCGCCGGGCCACCGCGGACGGCTCGATGCGGCGCAGGGTGAGGGGCTCCCCCTGGAACGTCCCCTGCCACACCACGCTGCTGCGCTCGGCCGCCTCCGCCAGCAGGCCCCGGAGGATGCCGTGATCATCGGCCGCCAGGGTGATGGCGGGCTCCACCTGGGCGGAGCGGGGCCGGTAGGGATCGCTCTCCAGGGGATCGGCCGCGTCGGGCGCGAGCGCGCACAGCAGGAAGCGCACCGGAGGCGCGCCCAGCGGGCCCTCCTGGGCGGGCACCTCGGCCAGGTACAGGGCGGGCCGGCTGTCACGCAGCACCGCTCCCGCCGCCCGCCAGCGGCCCAGCTCCGCCGTGGGATCCACCCGATCCAACAGCGGACGCACCGAGGCGGACCGGGGCGGCGCGCTGAAGGAGCCGCCTCCGTCATCGGCCAACAGATGGGACTCGAGCGAGGGAAGCAGAGCGGAGAAGGGAAGGACACGCGCCATGCACCCAAGGTGGAGATGCCCCCCCTTTGCGTCCAGCAAGGGGGTCCGGCCCGGGAGGCGGCCAGGAAGCCAGGCGCCACGAGGCCCGATCGGACTGTTGACTTCCAGGCTCCCGCCAGAGACACCCGGGTTCACATCCCGTCCCGCCCTCACTAGACCCGAGGCAGGACATCACCCACCCGAAGGAGCGCCAGATGGGCACGATGAAGTTCGAGATCCCCCACACCCTCAACAAGGACGATGCGAGGAAGCGCGTCGAGCAGCTCCTTCAGTACTGGAAGAGCAAGTACGGCGTGCAGTCGAACTGGTCGGGCGACGGGGCGAAGGTGACCGGCAAGGTGATGGGCATCAGCCTGGACGCCAACTTCACCATCACCGACGGCGTCATCCAGGGCGAGGGCACGGACCCGGGCATGCTGCTGCGCAGCAAGGCCAAGTCCTACATCCAGGACAAGTTCGCCAGCGTGCTGGATGCGTCCAAGAGCACCGACGACGTGAACAAGGGCCTCGCCTGACGAGGTGCCCCTAGCGCGGGGGCCCTTCCTCCAGCGCGGCGAGCGCGTAGCGGGCCGCGCGGGAGATGGCCTCGGCCGAGTCCGGCAGCTCCGGGTAGTGGCCGGCCAGGGGCCGCTGGGGGAAGCGTAGCTGCGAGATGGCGTTGCGGTAGCTGCGCCGCGCCGCCTCGTGATCGCTCAAGCGCTCGTGCACCTGCGCCATGAGGTAGTGGCCGATGGCGAGCGAGGGCTCCAGGAAGAGCGCCTTGCCGAGCTCGGAACGCGCCTCGGGCAGCTCCCCGGCCTGGAGCGCCGCGAGCCCGCCGAACACCCGCGCCTCCACGCACAACGGCTCGCGGTGGAGCGCCTGGTTGAAGGCCTCGCGCGCGTCGTTGATCCGCCCCGTGAGCGAGTAGAGGTTGCCGATGGTGAGCAGCGCATCCAGGTGGTTGGGCTCATCCACCAGGAGCTGCTCCACGGTGGCCACCGCGGACACGAAGTCACCGCGCTCGATCATCCGCACGGCCGCGTTGAGCCGCTCGCCGGGCGAGAGCATCAGGCTCCAGGCGGGCATCTCGTTGGTGGGGCGCGTACGCGCGGCCTGGATGAACTCGGCGCTCAGCGCGGGCGTGCGGCGCGTGGGCGTCTTCATGTCCGAGGCGTCCAACGTCTGCTGCAGGGCCTCGGTGGACGGGAGCATCGCGGGCGTGCGGACGGTCGGCCGGGGCTTGGGCGGGGTCGGTGCCGCCGGCCGGGGCGGCGTCGCGGAAGGCTGCGTGCCCAGGGCCACGGGCTTGGAGCCCGCGCCGGGAGTGCGCGGCTCCAGGGGTTTGACGGGCCGGCGGTAGATGAACGAGCCCTCCATCTCCACCATCTCGAAGCGGTCGTAGACCTTGAAGAGGCTCTCCGAGTAGCCCAGCAGCAAGAGCGCTCCGGGCCGCAGTGCCGCGAGGAAGCGGTCCATCAGCGCGCAGATGGTGGGCAGGTCGAAGTAGATGATGACGTTGCGGCAGAGGATGAGATCCAACGACTCGGGCTTGACCTTCTCGAAGACGGGAACCGCGAGGTTCTGCCCGTCGAAGCGCACGTAGTCCTTGAGCGAGGAGACGATCTCATACCCCCCGGGCACCTGCCGGAAGAAGCGCGTGCGGCGATCGGTGGGGATGCTGGCCACGCGCCGCGAGGAGAAGCGGCCCTGTCTGGCGGCCTCCACGGCGGCGAGGTTGAGATCCGTGGCCCACAGGTCCACCTCGATGGGCAGCGCGCCCAGCTCGGCGAGCACCATGGCCACGCTGTAGGGCTCCTCCCCGGTGGCGCAGCCCGCGGACCAGATGGACACCCGGCGCGTCTCGCGCCGCGCGCGCGCCAGCGCCTCCGGGAGGATGCGGTTCTCCAGCGCGCTGAACTGCTTGGGATCGCGGAAGAACTCCGTGTGGCCCACGGTGACGAGCGGCAGGAGCTTGCGCAGCTCGTCCTCCTGGGTGCGCAGGCGATTGACGTACTCCTCGGAGTCCTCGAGCCCCGACAGGGGCATGCGCGTGGACAGCGCCAGGCGCAGGCTGTGGTAGCCGTCCGGGGTGATCTTCAGCCCCGCGCGCTCCAGCAGCAGGGAGGCCAGTTGCTGCAGGGCCCGGGAGGTCACTGTCAGCATGTGCGCACCCACTGGGTGAGGGTTGGTCCGATGCGATCGAGTGGAAGGACTTCCTCGGCGGCACCCAGCCGCACGGCTTCCTTGGGCATTCCGTACACGGCGCACGTCGCCTTGTCCTGGGCGATGGTGCGGCCGCCGCGCTCGCGGATCTCCTTGAGCCCCCGGGCGCCGTCGCGGCCCATGCCGGTGAGGATGACGCCCAGCACGCGCGTGCCGAAGGTCGCCGCCGCCGACGTGAGCAGCACGTCACACGAGGGCCGGAAGCCGCGCACCGGCGGCCCCGGATCCAGCGACAACAGGCCCCCCGAGCGCACCAGCAGGTGCGAGCCCGAGGGGGCGATATAGACGGAGCCGGGCACCATGGCGTCTCCTTCGGAGGCCTCCACCACGCGCAACGACGAGCTGGCACCCAACCACTGCGCGAGCCCCTCGGTGAAGCCCTCACTGATGTGCTGGCAGATGCACACGGGGGCGGGAAAATCCTGGGGCAGGGTCTTGAGCAGCACGGAGAGCGCCTTGGGCCCGCCGAGCGACGAGGCGATGGCCACCAGGGGGTACGGCGCCTCGGAGGGAGCGGGGCGCACGGGCTTGGACTGGCCCTGGACGGGGCGCGACACGCGCACCTCGGCGAGCAGCATCAACTTGCGGCTCACCGTGTGCCAGAACTCGGTGCCAGGCTCGGCCGGCCGGGACACCACCTCCACGGCCCCCGAGGCGAGCGCCTGGAAGGCCTCGGCATCGGAGAGCAGCCCCGGGTGCAGCGCGAGCACGGGCACGGGCCGCTCCACCATGACGCGGGCGATGGCCTGGAGCGACTCCGGCCCGGACAGGTCCACCACGACCACGTCCGGGTGAAGCCGCTGCACGCCCTCGAGCGCCTCGGCGAAGCCACAGACGTTGCCCGATGGGGCGAGCACGCTCCCATCGAACAGTCCTCGCGAGGCGCTCCGGAACACCTCGCCCACGAGCAACACCCGGTATGCGGATGCACCGACGTCCAAGAGATCCCCCTGCCCTCTCTCAGGTGAGCCGATCGATGGTCTGGGCGAGGCTCTCCACACCCAGCTCGCCCTTGACCAGGTATGCATCCGCGCCCGCCTCGGCCCCGCGCCGTCTGTCCTCGGGGGATGCAAGCGAGGACAGGACGATGACCGGCGTGCGCGCCAGCCCCGCGGTGGACTTGAGCCTGCGTGTGAACGAGAAGCCATCCAAGCGGGGCATCTGCACGTCGGTGAGGATGAGATCGTACGTCTGGGACTGGGCGCGCAGATAGCCCTCTTCGCCATCCTGGGCCTCGTCCACGGTGTGGCCGAGCGCCTTGACAAGCGCGGATTCCGTGGCACGCGCGATGGGCGAGTCGTCCACCAGCAGCACCTTGAGCCGCTTGGCGGTGGTGCCCTGGGTGACGGGCCGCGCCATGCGGCGCACCTCCGTCATGATGTCCGGCACGTGCAGCAGCACGGCGATGCGGCCATCCTCCAGCGCGGCGGTGCCGGCGATGAAGGCGGCGCCCTTGAGGAACTCGCCGCCGCAGGGCTTCACCGCCACCTCGCGCTCGTCCACGAAGCCATCCACCACCAGGGCGGCATGGTCATCGCCGTGACGCACCACCACGGCGGGCGGCTTGTCGAAGCGGTTGCCACCATTGACGCCGAGCAAGGGCCCCAGGCCCACCAGCGCGATGGGCTTGCCGCGGTGCTTGACCGCCAGGGTGCCGAACACCTCCATGCGATCATCCGGCTTCACGCGCATCACCGCCACCACGTCGGCGGCGGGAATGCCGTAGACGTCATCGCCCAGGCGCACCAGCAGCACCTTCATGAGCGCGAGCGACTGCGGCAGGCGCAGGGTGAAGGTGGAGCCACGGCCCAGGCGGCTGGAGATGCCCACCGAGCCGCCCAGCGACTCCACCTTCTTCTTCACCACGTCCATGCCCACGCCGCGGCCGGAGATGTCGGTGATCTCCTCGCGGGTGGAGAAGCCGGGGCGGAAGATGAGCTCGATGGCCTCGCGCTCGGAGAGCGAGGCGGCCTGGTTCTCCGTGAGCAGGTGCTTGCGGATGGCCACCTCGCGCAGCTTCTGCGGATCCATGCCGCGGCCGTCGTCATCCACCTCGATGCTGAGCATGTCGCCGTCGGCGCGCACGCGGATGCGCAGGCGTCCCGCGGCGGGCTTGCCGAGCATGCGGCGCTCGTCCGGGGTCTCCAGGCCGTGGTCCACGCCGTTGCGCAAGAGGTGCACGAGCGCGTCGCGCACGTCGGCCAGCATCGAGCGGTCCACGCCCAGGTCGGCGTTCTCGATGACGAGATCCACCTCCTTGGCCTGGGAGCGCGACAGATCGCGCACGGCGCGCGGGAAGGCGTCGAAGACGGTGGACAGGGGCACGAGCCGGGCCTCGGCCACGTGATCCGCCATCATGGCCAGGTTGCCGTGCAGCGTCTCGATGCCATCGCCGTTGCTGCGCACGAAGCGGAACGCGTCATCGCGCAGCATGTGCAGGTCGCCCTCGATGTGCTCCAGGTCGTTGCGCAGCGTGTTGGGCACCTCGAGCTGCTCGGTGAGCCGCAGGAAGCGGTCGCCCAGGCGCGAGAAGCGCTGGAGCAGCGATTCGATCTGCGAGGCGCGCAGGCGGCCGCGCGCGCTCTCCACCAGCAGGTCTCCGGCGAGCAGACCGAGCGAGTCGAGCACCTCGACGTTCACGCGGATGCTGCGGTCGGCCAGCTTGTGGTGCGGCTCCTCGTGCTGCTCGGCCTTGGCGGCCCGGGGCGCGGG encodes:
- a CDS encoding chemotaxis protein CheB, producing the protein MDVGASAYRVLLVGEVFRSASRGLFDGSVLAPSGNVCGFAEALEGVQRLHPDVVVVDLSGPESLQAIARVMVERPVPVLALHPGLLSDAEAFQALASGAVEVVSRPAEPGTEFWHTVSRKLMLLAEVRVSRPVQGQSKPVRPAPSEAPYPLVAIASSLGGPKALSVLLKTLPQDFPAPVCICQHISEGFTEGLAQWLGASSSLRVVEASEGDAMVPGSVYIAPSGSHLLVRSGGLLSLDPGPPVRGFRPSCDVLLTSAAATFGTRVLGVILTGMGRDGARGLKEIRERGGRTIAQDKATCAVYGMPKEAVRLGAAEEVLPLDRIGPTLTQWVRTC
- a CDS encoding CheR family methyltransferase, whose amino-acid sequence is MLTVTSRALQQLASLLLERAGLKITPDGYHSLRLALSTRMPLSGLEDSEEYVNRLRTQEDELRKLLPLVTVGHTEFFRDPKQFSALENRILPEALARARRETRRVSIWSAGCATGEEPYSVAMVLAELGALPIEVDLWATDLNLAAVEAARQGRFSSRRVASIPTDRRTRFFRQVPGGYEIVSSLKDYVRFDGQNLAVPVFEKVKPESLDLILCRNVIIYFDLPTICALMDRFLAALRPGALLLLGYSESLFKVYDRFEMVEMEGSFIYRRPVKPLEPRTPGAGSKPVALGTQPSATPPRPAAPTPPKPRPTVRTPAMLPSTEALQQTLDASDMKTPTRRTPALSAEFIQAARTRPTNEMPAWSLMLSPGERLNAAVRMIERGDFVSAVATVEQLLVDEPNHLDALLTIGNLYSLTGRINDAREAFNQALHREPLCVEARVFGGLAALQAGELPEARSELGKALFLEPSLAIGHYLMAQVHERLSDHEAARRSYRNAISQLRFPQRPLAGHYPELPDSAEAISRAARYALAALEEGPPR
- a CDS encoding hybrid sensor histidine kinase/response regulator; translated protein: MDTESLKRSLLQKFQEVSADRLQKIQLGVLDLEKPTADQAADEVARELHTMKGEARMLGLAAIGQLAHAAEDVLRAEREGKAATEVATDLLLRACDTISDLLEDHEGAQVGTLASQEMCEALSAASGHPIPPIGGVKAPSSTSIPAVRPAHAETVMEVMAEAVEPAYAPPPAPAAPAPAPRAAKAEQHEEPHHKLADRSIRVNVEVLDSLGLLAGDLLVESARGRLRASQIESLLQRFSRLGDRFLRLTEQLEVPNTLRNDLEHIEGDLHMLRDDAFRFVRSNGDGIETLHGNLAMMADHVAEARLVPLSTVFDAFPRAVRDLSRSQAKEVDLVIENADLGVDRSMLADVRDALVHLLRNGVDHGLETPDERRMLGKPAAGRLRIRVRADGDMLSIEVDDDGRGMDPQKLREVAIRKHLLTENQAASLSEREAIELIFRPGFSTREEITDISGRGVGMDVVKKKVESLGGSVGISSRLGRGSTFTLRLPQSLALMKVLLVRLGDDVYGIPAADVVAVMRVKPDDRMEVFGTLAVKHRGKPIALVGLGPLLGVNGGNRFDKPPAVVVRHGDDHAALVVDGFVDEREVAVKPCGGEFLKGAAFIAGTAALEDGRIAVLLHVPDIMTEVRRMARPVTQGTTAKRLKVLLVDDSPIARATESALVKALGHTVDEAQDGEEGYLRAQSQTYDLILTDVQMPRLDGFSFTRRLKSTAGLARTPVIVLSSLASPEDRRRGAEAGADAYLVKGELGVESLAQTIDRLT
- a CDS encoding aldo/keto reductase is translated as MRTRPIPKSGEQLPVVGLGTWQTFDVGPSPAERASQKQVLQRFLAAGARVIDSSPMYGRAETVTGDLLRELGQERTPFLATKVWTSGREEGLTQMRDSLRKMGHGQLDLMQVHNLVDWRTHLPVLREWKKQGRIRYLGVTHYQLGAFDELEKLIRHEALDFVQLPYSIAVRDAEKRLLPAAAEHGTAVLVMRPFESGALFRQVKGKPLPAWAAEFDCTSWAEFFLKYILGHPAVTCPIPATSNPRHLEDNLRAGSGRLPDEKTRARMVEYLGK
- a CDS encoding glycosyl hydrolase; amino-acid sequence: MTRFNPIRSIAPLLWLLCLAGVSAQAQTKSTKRGVAYGYHSAEDMKALSKGISWWYNWAPTPEAGAASVASSVGVSFVPMVWGGTPNADQLAASIPAGTQYLLGFNEPNFKSQARKTPSEAAALWPILEEVARRKNLKLASPAVNYCGDCVSEGGVTFTDPVVYLDAFFAKCTNCQVDYVAVHWYACDLSALKWYIGLFKKYNKPIWLTEFACGDRPHDQITLDVQKKYMTDAVTYLESEPAVFRYSWFSGRNNEIPNINLLGASGQLTELGNLYVSLPAGGSTPLPTGNKLTPVAATASSTENGGTAAANAIDGNLSTRWSSAFADPQYLQLDLGAAKKITGVRLTWEAAYGKDYQVQVSNDAATWTTVATVVGGDGGVDDHTGLSATARYVRIHGTKRSTGYGYSLFEVELFGTP
- a CDS encoding polyhydroxyalkanoic acid system family protein, translated to MGTMKFEIPHTLNKDDARKRVEQLLQYWKSKYGVQSNWSGDGAKVTGKVMGISLDANFTITDGVIQGEGTDPGMLLRSKAKSYIQDKFASVLDASKSTDDVNKGLA
- a CDS encoding DUF1015 family protein, coding for MARVLPFSALLPSLESHLLADDGGGSFSAPPRSASVRPLLDRVDPTAELGRWRAAGAVLRDSRPALYLAEVPAQEGPLGAPPVRFLLCALAPDAADPLESDPYRPRSAQVEPAITLAADDHGILRGLLAEAAERSSVVWQGTFQGEPLTLRRIEPSAVARRIQAVLDEAPLRPLAELDERRPSLAAIVPLSDPGLHFEPVHRGLQGLDTFHEDTFLTLVAAYARVYELDEPLTSARGVSHARERLATLVRGQHAVLLVLPGGRGKILRFRQGLDLAHLKAAPRNPTLRSLDLALLNALVLRTVLGIKEPEAPGHPNVFAVRGLESLVRGVEEGKFQAGFALNPPPLWEVRAVMEAAQTLPSKTLRVEPAPPAGLLFLDPEA